The Tardiphaga alba genome includes a window with the following:
- a CDS encoding ABC transporter substrate-binding protein, with product MTKLHLAMAAVAASLALGASAHAQTPEITIGITVSTTGPAAALGIPERNALEFVPKEIGGVPLKTIVLDDGGDPTTATTNARRFVTESKADIIMGSSTTPPTIAVSTVANEAGIPHFGLAPFPISPERAKWSVGMPQPVPIVGKVMYDHMKAKGIKTVGYIGFSDSYGDLWFNDLKNQTGPMGIKVAAEERFARPDTSVTGQVLKLIAANPDAILIGASGTAAALPQSELRDKGYKGLIYQTHGAASMDFIRIAGKAAEGVLMASGPVMYPEGQADTALTKKPGMTLNTAYEAKYGPNSRSQFAGHSYDAFEVLKRVVPVALKTAKPGTPEFREAIRQALMSEKEIPASQGVYNFTEKDRYGLDERSRILLTVKDGKYVLAQ from the coding sequence ATGACCAAGCTTCATCTCGCGATGGCGGCCGTGGCCGCGTCGCTGGCACTCGGCGCCTCCGCGCATGCCCAGACGCCCGAGATCACCATCGGCATCACCGTGTCCACCACCGGCCCCGCCGCAGCTCTCGGCATTCCCGAGCGCAATGCGCTGGAATTCGTGCCGAAGGAAATCGGCGGCGTGCCGCTGAAGACCATCGTGCTCGACGACGGCGGTGATCCTACTACGGCGACCACCAATGCGCGTCGCTTCGTCACCGAATCCAAGGCCGACATCATCATGGGCTCGTCGACCACGCCGCCCACCATTGCCGTGTCCACGGTGGCCAATGAAGCCGGCATTCCGCATTTCGGCCTGGCGCCGTTCCCGATCTCGCCGGAGCGCGCCAAGTGGTCTGTCGGCATGCCACAGCCGGTGCCGATCGTCGGCAAGGTGATGTACGATCACATGAAGGCCAAGGGTATCAAGACCGTCGGTTATATCGGCTTCTCGGATTCCTATGGCGACCTCTGGTTCAACGACCTGAAGAACCAGACCGGCCCGATGGGCATCAAGGTCGCTGCCGAAGAGCGCTTTGCCCGTCCGGATACGTCGGTCACCGGCCAGGTGCTGAAACTGATCGCTGCCAACCCCGATGCGATCCTGATTGGTGCTTCCGGCACTGCCGCCGCGCTGCCGCAGAGCGAATTGCGCGACAAGGGCTATAAAGGCCTGATCTACCAGACCCATGGCGCAGCCTCGATGGACTTCATCCGCATCGCCGGCAAGGCCGCTGAAGGCGTCCTGATGGCGTCGGGCCCGGTGATGTATCCGGAAGGCCAGGCTGACACGGCCCTTACGAAGAAGCCCGGAATGACGCTTAACACGGCCTATGAAGCCAAGTATGGCCCCAACAGCCGCAGCCAGTTCGCAGGCCATTCCTATGACGCGTTCGAGGTGCTCAAGCGGGTCGTCCCGGTGGCGCTGAAGACTGCGAAGCCCGGCACACCCGAGTTCCGCGAGGCGATCCGTCAGGCGCTGATGTCGGAAAAAGAGATCCCGGCCAGCCAGGGCGTCTACAACTTCACCGAGAAGGACCGCTACGGCCTGGACGAGCGTTCCCGTATCCTGCTGACGGTCAAGGACGGCAAATACGTCCTGGCTCAGTAA
- a CDS encoding feruloyl-CoA synthase, with protein MSAVARTSDQTAAAKHPLRPISYGDPAVRVERHDDGTIYLRPTAAIGDYPTRVTDYLHHWAKETPDRVFMGERGEGDGWREITYAQMLDAARRIASSLLARNLSPDRPIMILSGNSIDHALVAFGALYAGVPFAPVSPAYSLVSKDYGKLKYLMGLLTPGLVFVDDGDVFADAIRFNVPADVEVVVSRGALPDRHATKLSELLTTAEATGLDAANQAIGPDTIAKFLLTSGSTGNPKAVINTQRMMCANQIMLRDTLAFLKDEPPVIIDWLPWNHTFGGNHNIGLTLFNGGSMYLDEGKPTPAGIAETIRNLREISPTVYFNVPKGYESLLPYLREDAALREKFFSRLHAMFFSGAALSPYVWGSLDELSVQTTGKRVPMLTGLGATETAPFFMCVTPLTSRSGHVGLPVPGNDAKLVPNNGKMEVRAKGPNVTPGYWRQPDLTAKAFDDEGYYIFGDALKAVDPDDFDAGFDFDGRISEDFKLGSGTWVSVGPLRARFVGACAPLVRDVVIAGINRDELSALVVLDLDGCRVINPDLPPGDLAVAAHDPIIRDAFREQLASFRAGATGSSTRIAKAVLLDTPLSIDKGEVTDKGSINQRAVLEHRAALIDDIYAGEAKAGVISV; from the coding sequence ATGTCTGCAGTGGCGAGAACGAGCGACCAGACGGCAGCAGCGAAGCATCCGCTGCGTCCAATCTCCTATGGCGATCCTGCCGTGCGCGTCGAGCGCCATGACGATGGCACCATCTATCTGCGCCCAACCGCTGCGATCGGCGACTATCCCACCCGCGTCACCGACTATCTGCATCACTGGGCCAAGGAGACGCCGGATCGCGTGTTCATGGGCGAGCGCGGCGAGGGCGATGGCTGGCGCGAAATCACCTATGCGCAGATGCTCGACGCCGCACGCCGCATCGCATCGAGCCTGCTGGCGCGAAACCTGTCGCCGGATCGCCCGATCATGATCCTGTCGGGCAATTCCATCGATCACGCGCTGGTGGCCTTCGGTGCGCTTTATGCCGGCGTTCCTTTCGCGCCGGTGTCGCCGGCCTATTCGCTGGTGTCGAAGGATTACGGCAAGCTGAAATATCTGATGGGACTGCTGACCCCCGGCCTCGTCTTTGTCGATGACGGTGATGTCTTTGCAGATGCGATCCGCTTCAACGTGCCTGCTGATGTGGAGGTCGTGGTGTCGCGCGGTGCGCTGCCTGATCGTCATGCGACAAAGCTGTCAGAGTTGCTGACGACGGCTGAAGCCACCGGTCTCGACGCGGCTAACCAAGCCATCGGCCCGGATACGATCGCAAAATTCCTGCTCACCTCGGGCTCCACCGGCAATCCGAAAGCGGTGATCAACACCCAGCGCATGATGTGCGCCAACCAGATCATGCTGCGCGATACGCTCGCCTTCCTGAAGGACGAGCCGCCGGTCATCATCGACTGGCTGCCGTGGAATCACACATTTGGCGGCAACCACAATATCGGGCTGACGCTGTTCAATGGCGGCTCGATGTATCTCGACGAGGGTAAGCCGACGCCGGCGGGCATCGCCGAGACCATCCGTAACCTGCGCGAGATATCGCCGACGGTCTATTTCAACGTCCCCAAGGGTTATGAGTCGCTGCTGCCCTATCTGCGCGAGGACGCGGCACTGCGTGAAAAGTTCTTCTCGCGGCTGCATGCGATGTTCTTCTCCGGTGCCGCGCTGTCTCCATATGTTTGGGGCAGCCTCGATGAGCTCTCGGTGCAGACCACCGGCAAGCGCGTGCCTATGCTCACGGGCCTCGGGGCGACGGAGACGGCGCCGTTCTTCATGTGCGTGACCCCGCTCACCAGCCGCTCGGGCCATGTCGGGCTTCCCGTGCCGGGCAATGATGCGAAGCTCGTGCCGAACAATGGCAAGATGGAAGTCCGCGCCAAGGGCCCGAATGTCACGCCCGGTTATTGGCGCCAGCCCGATCTCACCGCGAAGGCGTTCGACGACGAGGGCTACTATATTTTCGGCGATGCGCTGAAGGCGGTCGATCCCGACGACTTCGATGCCGGCTTCGATTTCGATGGCCGCATTTCCGAGGACTTCAAGCTCGGCAGCGGCACATGGGTCAGCGTCGGTCCGTTGCGCGCGCGCTTCGTCGGCGCCTGCGCGCCGCTGGTGCGCGATGTCGTCATCGCCGGTATCAATCGCGATGAACTGTCGGCGTTGGTGGTGCTCGATCTCGACGGTTGCCGGGTCATCAATCCGGATCTGCCGCCGGGCGATCTCGCTGTTGCAGCGCATGATCCGATTATTCGTGACGCCTTTCGCGAGCAACTCGCCAGCTTCAGGGCCGGCGCCACCGGCTCGTCCACGCGCATCGCCAAGGCCGTGCTGCTCGATACGCCGCTGTCCATCGACAAGGGCGAGGTCACCGACAAGGGCTCGATCAACCAGCGCGCGGTGCTGGAGCATCGGGCGGCGCTGATCGACGACATCTATGCGGGAGAGGCGAAAGCAGGGGTGATTTCGGTCTAG
- a CDS encoding crotonase/enoyl-CoA hydratase family protein translates to MTQAAATATAASLLQIETRGRLLLVGLNRPAKRNALNDGIILEIEQVFQALPSDIGAVVIHGIGGHFSAGLDLSELQERDATAGLMHSRMWHRVFDLIQQARVPVIAALQGAVIGGGLELACAAHIRVADPSAYYALPEGSRGIFVGGGASMRLPRLIGVHRMADMMLTGRVYKSEEGVALGFAQYLTDADGALTKALELAERVAQNAPLTNFAVLQALPLIAEASPQTGLMLESLMASVAQSDQEAKNRIRDFLERKVGKVKSE, encoded by the coding sequence ATGACCCAAGCCGCTGCTACCGCGACCGCCGCTTCCCTGCTCCAGATCGAAACCCGTGGCCGGTTGCTGCTGGTCGGCCTGAACCGCCCCGCCAAGCGTAATGCGCTCAATGACGGGATCATCCTGGAGATCGAGCAGGTCTTTCAAGCGCTGCCGTCGGACATCGGCGCCGTCGTGATCCATGGCATCGGCGGGCATTTCTCGGCCGGCCTCGATCTCTCGGAACTGCAGGAGCGCGATGCCACCGCGGGGCTGATGCATTCGCGCATGTGGCACCGCGTATTCGACCTGATCCAGCAGGCCCGCGTGCCTGTCATCGCAGCACTTCAGGGCGCCGTGATCGGCGGCGGGCTGGAGCTTGCCTGCGCCGCCCATATCCGCGTTGCCGATCCTTCCGCCTATTATGCGTTGCCCGAAGGCAGCCGCGGCATCTTTGTCGGTGGCGGCGCCTCGATGCGGCTGCCGCGGCTGATCGGCGTGCACCGGATGGCCGACATGATGCTCACCGGCCGCGTCTACAAGTCGGAGGAGGGCGTCGCGCTCGGCTTCGCGCAGTACCTGACGGACGCCGATGGTGCGCTTACCAAGGCGCTCGAACTCGCCGAGCGCGTGGCGCAGAATGCGCCGCTGACGAATTTCGCCGTGCTGCAGGCGCTGCCGCTGATCGCCGAAGCCAGCCCGCAGACCGGGCTGATGCTGGAATCGCTGATGGCCTCGGTGGCGCAGAGCGATCAGGAGGCGAAGAACCGCATCCGCGATTTTCTGGAGAGGAAGGTCGGCAAGGTGAAATCCGAATGA
- a CDS encoding cyclase family protein codes for MLRAALLGSAVSLVMAMPALAQDWTKSKWGPNDEIGAANYITPERVKAAAQLVKTGKTYALGIPVGADTPAYPPRSVKVTVVQPGQAGNHGIGPNQATYNDDMITGWVGVGSQMDGLGHLGVDHVYYNGNKIADFGDVSGLKKLGIDKVPPLVARGVLIDMAAYYKTDVVKEGTAFNTKEIEEAAKAQGVEIREGDVVLFHTGWLSLLGKDDKRYNGGEPGLGVEGAKYLTSKGVVAVGADTWGVEVVPFEKNTVFEVHQILLAMNGTYILENMDTSELAKDKGYEFMFVLGQPRFKGGVQSMINPVAIR; via the coding sequence ATGTTGAGAGCAGCTTTGCTTGGAAGTGCCGTATCGCTTGTGATGGCCATGCCCGCGCTGGCGCAGGACTGGACCAAATCGAAATGGGGCCCGAATGACGAAATCGGCGCCGCCAACTACATCACCCCCGAACGCGTGAAGGCTGCGGCGCAACTGGTGAAGACCGGCAAGACCTATGCGCTCGGCATTCCCGTTGGCGCCGATACGCCCGCTTATCCGCCGCGCTCGGTGAAGGTCACCGTGGTGCAGCCCGGCCAGGCCGGCAATCACGGCATCGGGCCGAACCAGGCGACCTATAATGACGACATGATCACCGGCTGGGTCGGTGTCGGCAGCCAGATGGATGGACTTGGCCATCTCGGCGTCGATCACGTCTATTACAACGGCAACAAGATCGCTGACTTCGGCGATGTCTCGGGCCTGAAGAAGCTCGGCATCGACAAGGTGCCGCCGCTGGTGGCGCGCGGCGTTCTGATCGACATGGCGGCCTACTACAAGACCGATGTCGTCAAGGAAGGCACCGCCTTCAATACGAAGGAGATCGAGGAAGCCGCCAAGGCGCAGGGCGTCGAGATCAGGGAAGGCGATGTGGTGCTGTTCCACACCGGCTGGCTCAGCCTGCTCGGCAAGGACGACAAGCGCTACAATGGCGGCGAGCCCGGCCTCGGCGTCGAGGGCGCGAAATATCTGACCAGCAAGGGTGTGGTTGCCGTCGGCGCGGATACCTGGGGTGTCGAGGTGGTGCCGTTCGAGAAGAACACCGTGTTCGAGGTGCACCAGATCCTGCTGGCGATGAACGGGACCTATATCCTGGAGAACATGGACACGTCCGAACTCGCCAAGGACAAGGGCTATGAGTTCATGTTCGTGCTCGGCCAGCCGCGGTTTAAAGGCGGCGTGCAGAGCATGATCAATCCAGTGGCGATCAGGTAG
- a CDS encoding DUF3237 domain-containing protein yields the protein MSVPELKTKYVFSLAIQVGKPVVAGDLGYGTRRVIPVLGGTVTGEGVNGAIHQGGADFQIIRPDGFTELEAKYTFELDGGAVIYIANYGIRFGPKEALDRIARGEIVDPRLIYFRSVPKFETAHPDYRWLMQNLFIGVGARHPDRVELAVHQVL from the coding sequence ATGAGCGTGCCCGAACTCAAGACGAAGTATGTGTTCAGCCTCGCGATCCAGGTCGGCAAGCCCGTGGTGGCCGGCGATCTCGGCTATGGCACCCGCCGTGTGATCCCCGTGCTTGGCGGCACGGTGACAGGCGAGGGCGTCAACGGCGCGATCCATCAGGGTGGCGCCGATTTCCAGATCATCCGCCCGGACGGTTTTACGGAGCTGGAGGCGAAATACACGTTCGAGCTCGATGGCGGCGCGGTGATCTATATCGCCAATTACGGCATCCGGTTCGGGCCGAAAGAAGCGCTGGATCGCATCGCGCGCGGCGAGATTGTCGATCCCCGCCTGATCTATTTCCGCTCGGTGCCGAAATTCGAGACCGCGCATCCCGATTATCGCTGGCTGATGCAGAACCTGTTTATCGGCGTCGGCGCAAGGCATCCCGATCGCGTGGAGCTTGCAGTGCATCAGGTGCTGTAG
- a CDS encoding TRAP transporter large permease — MSNEAVAVIGFVSLFVLMLLRVPVGMAMGLVGITGFGYITGFQPALKLVGQTTMRTVTDYSFGVIPMFLLMGAFVSVSGISRELFRAANTFVGHWKGGLGIATIAACGGFAAISGSSVATAATFSAVAYPEMRRHNYPQSFATGVIAVGGTLGAMLPPSTVLAVYGIITQQDIGKLFIAGIVPGLLAIVMHMITIAIIGVVKPGFLPEGPKANWRERATAIRDVWSPLLLFVFVIGGLYGGFFIPTEAGAVGAVGAFLIGVMRGKLNKEGILQSLLQATRTAAAVFTVLIGALCFGYFLTVTQTPQHVTEFLTGLGIGPYGVLALILLMYLVLGCLMDAMAMVILTVPIVFPVIQALGFDPIWFGIIIVMTVELGLIHPPVGMNVFVIKSVIKDVTMSTIFKGVLPFVATDLIRLVLLILFPIIATWLPMRMMG; from the coding sequence TTGAGCAATGAAGCGGTCGCGGTCATCGGCTTTGTCAGCCTGTTCGTGCTGATGCTGCTGCGCGTGCCGGTGGGCATGGCCATGGGCCTCGTGGGCATCACGGGATTCGGCTACATCACCGGCTTTCAGCCTGCGCTGAAACTGGTGGGCCAGACCACCATGCGCACGGTGACGGATTATTCCTTCGGCGTGATCCCGATGTTTTTGCTAATGGGCGCCTTCGTCTCGGTGTCCGGCATCAGCCGCGAACTGTTTCGCGCGGCGAATACGTTTGTGGGACACTGGAAGGGCGGCCTCGGCATCGCCACCATCGCGGCCTGCGGCGGCTTTGCGGCGATCTCCGGCTCGTCGGTGGCGACGGCGGCGACCTTCTCCGCGGTGGCCTATCCCGAGATGCGGCGGCACAATTATCCGCAGTCATTTGCCACCGGCGTCATCGCCGTGGGCGGCACGCTCGGCGCCATGCTGCCGCCGTCAACGGTGCTGGCGGTCTATGGCATCATTACCCAGCAGGATATCGGCAAACTGTTCATCGCCGGCATCGTGCCGGGCCTGCTGGCCATCGTGATGCACATGATCACCATCGCCATCATCGGCGTGGTGAAGCCGGGCTTCCTGCCCGAAGGCCCGAAGGCCAACTGGCGCGAACGCGCCACCGCGATCCGCGATGTGTGGTCGCCGCTGCTGCTGTTCGTGTTCGTGATCGGCGGGCTCTATGGCGGCTTCTTCATTCCGACCGAAGCCGGCGCGGTCGGTGCTGTCGGCGCGTTCCTGATCGGCGTGATGCGCGGCAAGCTGAACAAGGAAGGCATCCTGCAATCGCTCCTGCAGGCGACGCGCACCGCGGCGGCAGTGTTCACCGTGCTGATCGGCGCGCTGTGTTTCGGCTATTTCCTCACGGTGACGCAGACCCCGCAGCATGTGACCGAGTTTCTCACCGGCCTCGGCATTGGGCCTTACGGCGTGTTGGCGCTGATCCTCTTGATGTATCTCGTGCTCGGCTGCCTGATGGATGCCATGGCGATGGTGATTCTCACGGTGCCGATCGTGTTTCCGGTGATCCAGGCGCTTGGCTTCGATCCGATCTGGTTCGGCATCATCATCGTGATGACCGTCGAACTCGGCCTGATCCATCCGCCGGTAGGGATGAATGTCTTCGTCATCAAGAGCGTGATCAAGGACGTCACCATGTCGACCATCTTCAAGGGCGTGCTGCCCTTCGTGGCGACGGACCTGATCCGGCTGGTGCTGTTGATCCTGTTCCCGATCATCGCCACGTGGTTGCCGATGCGAATGATGGGGTGA
- a CDS encoding TRAP transporter small permease produces MTSTPEVTADGALTGPPEPRKKNAMDRFIDSIEWIAAFFVGIVALNTFIAVFMRKFFAVTIPDYYNVGQFMLGVLIFWGIAATSYRGSHITVDLVWANATPKYQRWIDVFATLVLLFVVTVQTYTLFDKVVDTYNSGLVTMDLQLPVWPFFLLSWIGDGAAVLLIAIRTYRLVMHPEEMHEPKIKTAE; encoded by the coding sequence ATGACCTCCACTCCCGAAGTCACCGCCGACGGCGCGCTTACCGGACCGCCCGAGCCGCGCAAGAAAAATGCGATGGATCGCTTCATCGATTCCATCGAATGGATCGCCGCGTTCTTTGTCGGCATCGTCGCCCTGAACACCTTCATTGCCGTGTTCATGCGCAAATTCTTCGCGGTGACGATCCCCGATTACTACAATGTCGGCCAGTTCATGCTTGGCGTGCTGATCTTCTGGGGCATCGCGGCGACCTCCTATCGCGGCTCGCACATCACCGTCGATCTGGTCTGGGCCAATGCCACGCCGAAATATCAACGCTGGATCGACGTGTTCGCGACGCTTGTGTTGCTGTTCGTCGTCACGGTGCAGACCTACACGCTGTTCGACAAGGTGGTGGACACCTATAACAGCGGCCTCGTCACCATGGACCTGCAATTGCCGGTGTGGCCGTTCTTCCTGCTGTCCTGGATCGGTGACGGGGCCGCCGTGCTCCTGATCGCCATCCGCACCTATCGGCTCGTGATGCATCCGGAAGAGATGCACGAGCCCAAGATCAAGACCGCGGAGTAA
- a CDS encoding TRAP transporter substrate-binding protein — MRKTLMALLAAGCLLPIAAQAQDKTVNLKVSLWVPPAHPLVPATQAWAADIEKASGGSIKLSVFPSEQLGKAFDHYDMARDGIADVTYVNPGYQPGRFPIAAAGQIPFVFNEGKKGTQAFNEWYQKYAKTEMKDTKLCFAFIHAPGSVHSKKKIVVPDDLKGAKVRPAQSTIGEMVKLFGGTNVQASAPESRDAIERGVADAIFFPWGSIFLFGIDKVVKYHIDAPLYSTVFTYNINLAKYNSMSPAQKKIIDDHCSPEWAAKVTDPWVDYEFAGVAKMKALPDHEVYPLTPEQLAAWKKGVEPLHAAWAAAVKKAGGDADAIDAELKASLKKHNAGL; from the coding sequence ATGAGGAAGACGCTGATGGCGTTGCTCGCGGCCGGCTGTCTATTGCCGATCGCCGCGCAAGCGCAGGACAAGACCGTCAATTTGAAAGTATCGCTGTGGGTTCCGCCGGCGCATCCGCTGGTGCCGGCGACGCAGGCCTGGGCTGCCGATATCGAGAAGGCGTCGGGCGGCAGCATCAAGCTGTCGGTGTTTCCCTCGGAGCAGCTCGGCAAGGCGTTCGACCATTACGACATGGCGCGCGACGGCATTGCCGACGTCACTTACGTGAATCCGGGCTATCAGCCGGGCCGCTTCCCGATTGCTGCGGCCGGCCAGATTCCCTTCGTGTTCAATGAAGGCAAGAAGGGCACGCAGGCCTTCAACGAGTGGTACCAGAAATACGCCAAGACGGAGATGAAGGACACCAAGCTCTGCTTCGCCTTCATCCATGCACCCGGTTCCGTTCACAGCAAGAAGAAGATAGTGGTGCCCGATGATCTCAAGGGCGCAAAGGTGCGCCCGGCGCAGAGCACGATCGGCGAAATGGTCAAACTGTTCGGCGGCACCAATGTGCAGGCCTCGGCGCCGGAATCTCGCGACGCAATCGAGCGCGGCGTGGCCGATGCGATCTTCTTCCCGTGGGGCTCGATCTTCCTGTTCGGCATCGACAAGGTGGTGAAGTATCACATCGACGCGCCGCTCTATTCGACGGTGTTCACCTACAACATCAACCTCGCCAAATATAATTCGATGTCGCCGGCGCAGAAGAAGATTATCGACGATCACTGCTCGCCGGAATGGGCGGCGAAGGTGACCGATCCGTGGGTGGATTATGAATTCGCCGGTGTCGCCAAGATGAAGGCGCTGCCGGATCATGAAGTCTATCCGCTGACGCCGGAGCAGCTCGCTGCCTGGAAGAAGGGCGTCGAGCCACTGCATGCGGCCTGGGCAGCCGCGGTGAAGAAGGCCGGCGGCGATGCGGATGCCATCGATGCGGAGCTGAAGGCCTCGCTTAAGAAGCATAATGCGGGGCTGTGA
- the pobA gene encoding 4-hydroxybenzoate 3-monooxygenase: MRTKVAIIGAGPAGMLLGQLLHSYGIDNIILERKDRDYVLARIRAGVLEQGTVGLLENLGITERLHHEGLIHDGIELLFGGVRHRIDLKAASGGKVVTVYGQTEVTRDLMDAREKAGLTTVYDADNVSLHDFDGATPRVRYQKDGVTHEIACDFIAGCDGFHGASRQAIPASAVQTYERVYPFGWLGLLSDTPPVSPELIYTNHSRGFALCSMRSPTRSRYYVQCSLDEKVENWTDDMFWDELRRRLDTEAAESLVTGPSLEKSIAPLRSFVAEPMRFGKLFLAGDAAHIVPPTGAKGLNLAASDVHYLSMALREYYDDKSSAGLDNYSATALKRVWKAVRFSWWMTSMMHRFPDADGFGTKLQQAELDYVVHSDMARASLAENYVGLPY; this comes from the coding sequence GTGCGAACCAAAGTAGCGATCATCGGTGCCGGTCCGGCAGGCATGCTGCTTGGACAACTCTTGCATTCCTATGGCATCGACAACATCATTCTCGAGCGCAAGGACCGCGACTATGTGCTGGCGCGGATCCGCGCGGGCGTGCTCGAACAAGGCACAGTCGGCCTGCTGGAAAATCTCGGGATCACCGAGCGCCTGCATCATGAAGGCCTGATCCATGACGGCATCGAACTGCTGTTCGGCGGCGTTCGCCATCGCATCGATCTGAAAGCGGCCTCCGGCGGCAAGGTCGTCACCGTCTACGGCCAGACCGAAGTGACGCGCGACCTGATGGATGCGCGCGAAAAGGCTGGCCTCACCACCGTCTACGATGCCGACAATGTCTCGCTGCATGATTTCGACGGCGCGACGCCGCGCGTCCGCTACCAGAAAGACGGCGTCACCCATGAGATCGCCTGCGATTTCATCGCCGGATGCGACGGTTTTCATGGCGCAAGCCGGCAAGCCATCCCCGCCTCTGCCGTGCAGACCTACGAGCGCGTCTACCCGTTCGGCTGGCTCGGCCTGCTATCGGACACGCCGCCGGTGTCGCCGGAGCTGATCTACACCAATCACAGCCGCGGTTTCGCGCTTTGCTCGATGCGCTCGCCGACCCGCAGCCGCTATTATGTGCAGTGTTCGCTCGACGAGAAGGTCGAGAACTGGACCGACGACATGTTCTGGGACGAGCTGCGCCGGCGCCTCGACACCGAAGCCGCCGAAAGCCTCGTCACCGGCCCGTCGCTGGAAAAGAGCATCGCGCCGCTGCGCAGTTTCGTGGCGGAGCCGATGCGGTTCGGAAAACTGTTCCTGGCCGGCGATGCCGCGCATATCGTGCCACCCACCGGCGCCAAGGGGCTCAACCTCGCAGCGTCCGATGTGCATTACCTGTCGATGGCCCTGCGCGAATATTACGACGACAAGTCATCAGCTGGCCTCGATAACTATTCCGCGACGGCGCTGAAGCGCGTGTGGAAGGCTGTCCGCTTCTCGTGGTGGATGACCTCGATGATGCACCGCTTCCCCGATGCCGACGGCTTCGGCACCAAGCTGCAGCAGGCCGAGCTGGACTACGTCGTGCATTCCGACATGGCCCGCGCATCGCTGGCGGAGAATTATGTGGGGCTGCCGTATTAG
- a CDS encoding PaaI family thioesterase, with amino-acid sequence MTDTIPEGFAPHTRKSPLTAPWEPIYSRTTDAAVILGLRIAEAHTNSRGMAHGGLITALADNAMGLSCGHVAGGGTRLVTVNLSADFLGPAKVGQWLEIVTDVVKTGSRLCFAQALITADGVPCARANATFSVVTAKP; translated from the coding sequence ATGACCGACACCATCCCCGAAGGCTTCGCGCCCCACACCCGCAAGAGCCCGCTCACCGCGCCGTGGGAGCCGATCTATTCCCGCACCACCGACGCCGCCGTTATCCTCGGCCTGCGCATCGCCGAGGCGCACACCAATTCGCGCGGCATGGCGCATGGCGGATTGATCACCGCCCTCGCCGACAATGCCATGGGCCTGAGCTGCGGCCATGTTGCCGGCGGCGGCACGCGGCTCGTGACCGTGAATCTCTCCGCCGATTTTCTGGGCCCTGCAAAAGTCGGCCAGTGGCTGGAGATCGTGACCGATGTGGTGAAGACCGGGAGCCGGCTCTGTTTTGCGCAAGCCCTGATCACCGCCGATGGCGTGCCCTGTGCACGAGCGAATGCCACATTCAGCGTGGTGACGGCCAAGCCGTAG
- a CDS encoding pyridoxamine 5'-phosphate oxidase family protein produces MSDTHVYSSDVAFTPAVKAIQARKGSRESYAHVEESGGWRSEIDDNLAEFLAHTNSFYLATASADGQPYMQHRGGPKGFVKVLDKNTIAFADFSGNRQYITQGNLTENPKANIFIMDYVHRRRVKIWGTAKVIEDDPALITSMMPKGYRARPEQVILFTVSAWDTNCPQHIPQKFDAADVAQAVAMRDARIAELEAELASLKQTLSSPGLTG; encoded by the coding sequence ATGTCCGACACCCATGTCTATTCCAGCGACGTCGCCTTCACGCCCGCCGTCAAGGCGATCCAGGCCCGCAAGGGCTCGCGGGAATCCTATGCCCATGTGGAAGAGAGCGGCGGCTGGCGCAGCGAGATCGACGACAACCTCGCCGAATTCCTCGCCCACACCAACAGTTTCTATCTCGCCACGGCGAGCGCAGACGGCCAGCCCTATATGCAGCACCGCGGCGGCCCCAAGGGCTTTGTCAAAGTGCTCGACAAGAACACGATCGCCTTCGCCGATTTCAGCGGCAACCGGCAATATATCACGCAAGGAAATCTGACCGAGAATCCGAAGGCCAATATCTTCATCATGGACTATGTGCACCGCCGCCGGGTGAAGATCTGGGGCACGGCGAAGGTGATCGAGGATGATCCAGCCTTGATTACGTCGATGATGCCGAAGGGTTATCGCGCGCGGCCCGAGCAGGTGATCCTGTTCACCGTGTCCGCATGGGACACCAATTGTCCGCAACACATTCCGCAGAAGTTTGACGCGGCGGATGTCGCGCAGGCAGTCGCCATGCGGGATGCGAGGATTGCGGAATTGGAAGCTGAATTGGCCAGCTTGAAGCAAACCTTGTCGTCACCCGGCTTGACCGGGTGA